Within the Molothrus aeneus isolate 106 chromosome 1, BPBGC_Maene_1.0, whole genome shotgun sequence genome, the region CCTcggctgctgtgggcactgagctcagtgtgcagggacagcccatctCTGGGGGATTTGGTGGCTTTGGCTACGGCCTTGGCTATGGCCGTGGGTTTGGCTACGGCCTGGGAGGCCTGGGCTGCTATGGCAGAAGGGGTGGCTACATCTGCTAAGGGCCCTCAGGTCCACCCCTGACACCAACCACCCACTCCCTGGAACACATCTCAAGGAATTGAGGATGGATCTCTGGGCCAAGGCTCTCAAACGGGCTCAGCATTTTCACCTCCTGCTCTCCGGGCACCAAGCAAGGCAGTAGCCtagggcccagcccaggctgcctgcaAACATGGCCcatctgcctcctcctcctcttctccctctctgtgctctgcatcGCCCCTTTGGCTCtgtccagctcctctgctgcaaaCCCCTTCTCCCAGGCCAATCACCGTTGGGTgcctctgcctggctgctcccactgTGGGCCAGGAAGGCCTTGGTGCTCTGGCCAAACCATCTGCAAGCAAGGGGCCTCGGCTGATGGTCGCCCTACTTGcacctcagagcagctcctttcCACTGGCTGCTCCTGAGTCTTTTTTGTTCTACCTGAATAAAGTTTTTCTGCATCATAACCTCACAAgactccttcttttttcttctccccagacACTTTGAGATTAAGCCAATGTTGTTGAGGCTATTGGGAATGTTGAAAAAGTGCTCCAAGACCTCTTGGAGGAATTATTTCCCCAATTCCACTCCCCACTGGTACACTTTGTTCTTCCAGTGCACCACAGCAACCTTTCAGTGGCTTGAACACACGCCTGGATCCCCCAATGCAGGTCTATCCATGACTCGGACACAAGGCCCTCCTGGCTGGTGGGCTCACTTTGGCTGGGCACCGGTTCCTGCAGACCCTCATCATCTCCCAAGGCCATTTACAGATCTGCTCGAGGAGGTCCATGTCTTCCCTTTTTTTGTGTCCTCAGAGTGGAACACACACGCCCAGTCTCATCAGAgtgcagcagaggggcagaatgtGCTGCCCTCACTGTGGGGATAACCCCAGGGCATGGGGGATTTCTTTTCAGCATATTCATGTGGCCAGGACATTTCCAATTCCTCatcatttggatttttaaaattattttagttatttttataGTGTAttgattattatttattaattagtGTAGAGGTAGagttttggttatttttcttttagtaatATTTCGGGTTAGTTGAATAGTTTTGAGTTTAGTgagttggtttgatttttttctagtgGTTTTTATGATTTGTTGTATGGGgttttatatgttttttaatttatttatttttataaagtggTTAGAATTATTAGTAAAAAGAGTATATTTTGGGGTATTGGTTGGTAGTTGGTTATATGGTGCCAGGTTTGTAGTatctgtttttttggggttttttttattagtgagaataaagtttttatttttggttaatttgtaattatttttagagTTTTAGGGTGACTTAGTTTATTTATATGGGTGTGTAACTGTGtaagtccttctcctcagggatGCTGTGAATTAACTCATTGCCCATCCAACAGCCATTACTGAGATCAATCCAATCCTGGTGCAGGACCTTCCTCTTGGCCCTGCTGACCTTCATGAGCTTCACACCAGCCCATCTCCACAGCCTGTCCGGAACACTCTGGATGCCATCCCTTTCTTCCAGACAATCAAGCACACCACTCATTCTGCTGTTATTCACATTTTTGCTGATGGGACACACAATTGCACTCTCCATGTCCCTCACAAAGATGGGAATTGATAATGGTTGAACATGAGTCTCTGAGGATCACCACTCATCCCTGTTCTCCACCCACACATGGAGCCATTGACTCTTTCATAACTCTTCCAGTGCGACCATCCCACCCATTTCCTTCTTAACCAAATGGTCCAACTAACATCCACATCTCTCCAGCCTAGAGACAAGGATGTTTTCTGGCAAAGGAACAAATACTGTGCACAGGTTCAGGTACATGTTATTGGTCCCTCTTCCCTcatccagcagtgctggaaccAAAACAAACTCATCAAATCTGCTGCCAAGGTCAGATGGACACAGCCTCAAAAGCAGGACATGACaatgcagagctgtgggaagaaAAACCCTCCGACCTTATGAtttgccaggctgtgccaggcaaaATCTGCTGCCTGGAAAAATGCCCTGGGGATAACCGGCCAAGGTTGTCCCAAACCTCCAGCCATAGATCGTCCTCAAGGCTGTGCCCTGGATCCTCTAAACCAGAATCTTGTCTTCCTTGTTCCCAGTAACCTACAGATTAAGAGTTCTCCAATACCaccagaggggagcagaggggcagaatctgCTGCACCTGGACTGGAGCAATCCCAAACATGCAGGATAAAGGCTGGGTCATGAGGGGATTGAGAGGAGTCCCAAAAGGGAAGGATTTGAGGTGTTGATGGATGGAAAAAGAGATCATGCCCTGACCATGTGCACTCGCAGACCAGAAACCCCCTGTGTCCTGTGCTCATTcccacagtgtgggcagcagatGAGCAGGGGATTCATAGTGTCTACTCATCTCTGGGGAGACTGGAATTGTTTGTTCAAATGTAGGACCCCTGCAATAAATCAACCTTGCACGTCTCCCATTTCTAATCACAACAAGAATTCTTTGGTACCTTCAAGCTCTTGCTGTTCCTGCACTGTTCTTGCTTCACTAAGTCCATGTCTTTCTTCTACTGTAAAGCCCAGCTTATCACCCCAAATCAGATATCCTTATCTGTGAGGAGACAGGAAGTGTCAGTCTGCTAGAAACCCTTTTCCAGAAGGTCTTTTGCTGCAAGGATGCATAGCCATTATaagaaagacatggacctgCTCAAGCAGATCTCTTAGTGGGCTGAGGAGAtgatgaggggctggagcaacTGGTGTCCACCCAAAGGGAACACACCACCTAGAGGGGCTTGTGCCAGCAGCAAGGATAGACCTTCATTCGTGTATCCAGGCCTGTGTTCTAGAAACAGAAAGGTTTGTGGGATGCACTGGATGCAAAGCATGCCAGTGGGTGGTAGAAGTGGGGAGATAAATCCTAAAAGAGGTATTGGTGCACTTTTTAACCCCAGTGATCTCGACAACCCTGGCTTATTGCTGAGTGAGACTGGAAAAgtctttggagaagaaaaaaggagtaGTCATCTGAGGCTATGATGCAGGCAAACTTTATTGAGGATGAAGAATAAAAGGTCATGAGCATCCAGTAGaaaggagcaggctgaggagGAAGTAGGGTGACCATCAGCCAAGGTCCTTCGCTGTCAGGAGGTTTTTCCAGAGCACCAAGAACATTCTGCCCCACAGTGGGAGCAGCCCACCAGAGGGGACCAATGATGTCCAGCTTGGGAGAAGGGATTTGCAGCAGAGGAGGCTGAACGGAGCCAAAGGGGCCATACAGAGCAGGGAGTGGGAGAATGGGAGGCAGATGGGCCATGTTTGCAGGCAGCCGAGGCTGGCCCCTTAGCAGATGTAGCCGCCCCTCCTGCCATAGCAGCCCAGGCCTCCCAGGCCGTAGCCAAACCCACGGCCATAGCCAAGGCCGTAGCCAAAGCCACCAAAGCCACCAAATCCGCCAGagatgggctgtccctgcacactgagctcagtgcccacagcagccgAGGAGGTGGATCCGACGGCGgtgttctgggggaaggaggtcatgatgggtcctggcagggtgaccagcacaggggaagggtCGATGATGACGCGGGAATCCTGgcattgcagggcacagggctcgtTGCAGCTGTTGGCCAGCGGGGTGGGTCCACAGGGACTGCAGCGGTTGTAGCAGGCCATGGGTGTGGTGTGGAGGGTGCCTGGAAGAGAGAGGggtgagggagggcagggataTGGGCAGTGATGCAGGATGATGATGGAGTGTGGAGGCtgttgtggggctgtggggaggagttagggctcctgcagctggggcagagcatGCTGGAAGGGAGGGATCAGGGGTGCAGAAGCAGGAGGATCAGGGGTTTGAGGCTCACCTGATTTTCAGCGGGAGGAGAAGGCTTGAGGAGAAGTGTGTGAGGGAGAGAGGTGCTGGGCCGGCTTTTATGCAGGTCCTGGAGGGGCGGGACAGCCTTGTCCCATGGCCTTGGGCAttttgcaggcagcagctcttgcCTGGGCCAGCTTAGGGAGTCATGAGGTGgggaatgttttctttcatgtagtTTTGCAATTCCATGTCCTTCTCTTGAAACCATTTCCATCTGACCTTGGAGGCAACTTCATTGCATTTGTATTTGGGTGGATTTGATTGTTCCATGTGAGTCAGGGAGGACTGAATAAACAACCAAAGCCCAGCAGAAATGCGATGTCATCAGTGAGGTAATTTTGTGGCACACATCCTGTGGTTTGTGGGTGCCTTGTGAAGACTGGGAGTCTGTTCTGTTCCACTGCATGTCCATCAGTCACTGTGTTGCACCCAGGAATGCTGAGCTGCTGATGTCCTGGGGAGGTCACTCTGCAAGAGCTTGGAAAGGTCCCAGTGCCTGGGAGTTCTTCCTGATGGATGAAAGCGACCCCATgcagttttttcttgtttaggTTCAAGAGAAAGGATCTGGAAAATAAAGCTTTAATAGGTTGAACTTTGTTGTTCCAATGCTGCGGTCCATTTGGATTTCTCAACTTTACGTGGAAATATACTCTGTCATTTAAAGTGTTCATTTAAGGTATTTCTTTACCTCTTTAAGAAATCAAATCAAGTAACCAATGATGCTTGATCTGGTTTTGCCCAGGCTGGTCTCTGATgtgattttgtttatttggcaTTCAAGCCCTATGGTTTCATAACTTATATCCTGTCAGTTGTAATATTTTGTTGCTATCATGAAAAGGCACTAATTGCTACTGGGTGATCACTGTGAGCCTATTTCCTCCTCTGTCATGGTGCGGGCGTGTCTTtgtggaattctgtgattctgtgtccTTCTCTACAGGCTGTGTCCATCTGACCTTCACAgcagtttttaattttgaagagCAGAGGCCAAATATTGGTATTGGTATTGGTATTGGAATATGGCATTATTGGTTTGTGTCAGGCACGTAGAAGACGACAACAAAGCCAACAAGAATTGGGG harbors:
- the LOC136555985 gene encoding feather beta keratin-like, which translates into the protein MACYNRCSPCGPTPLANSCNEPCALQCQDSRVIIDPSPVLVTLPGPIMTSFPQNTAVGSTSSAAVGTELSVQGQPISGGFGGFGGFGYGLGYGRGFGYGLGGLGCYGRRGGYIC